GGCTGAGGCGCATGGCATTGCGGACGTGCTGGATCGCCACCTCGGGCTCTCCGGCATAGACGTGGATCCAACCGCTTCGCTGCCACGCAACCGACAGGTTCGGGTTCAATTGCAGGGCATGATCGATCAGGGCGATACCTGCCTTGATGTCACCGACGACGTGAGCAAGCGCGTGTGCGCACCAAGCGAGCGCGACGGCATCCGTGCGGCCCAGGTCTGCGCCCAGTCTCGCCAGGCGTTCGGTCTCGGCCATCTCCGTCTTGCGATCAACGACCCACCCGTTCGACTTCCGCATGAGATAGCACCCGGCGGCAAGCGCATGCGGCCTCGCGAAGGTCGGGTCGAGTTCAGTCGCGCGACGGAAGTGCTTGAGCGCCGCATCGTGACCGGACCTGGTCCAATCGTGCCAGTCCGCCATGCCGCGCAGGAAGCAATCATAGGCGGTCAGGTTTTCCGTGGGCTTTCGCTTCGCCCGTTCGATTTCTGCCTGTTCCAGCCGGGGCGCGATCGCGCCCACGACGCTATGCGCCATCTGATCCTGCATCGCGAAAATGTCCTCGACCGAGCTCTCGAAACGATCGGCCCAGATATGCTTTCCGCTTTCGGCGTCGATCAGCTGCCCGGTGATGCGAACGCGCTTTGCGGCCTTGCGTACACTTCCTTCCAACGCATACCGCACGCCCAGGTCGCGTCCCACGGTCCGGACATCGACGGCTTTGCCCTTGTAGGTGAAGCTCGAGTTGCGCGCGATGACGAACAATTCAGAAAATCGGGACAACTCGGTGATGATGTCGTCGACGACACCGTCAGTGAAATAGTCCTGCTGCGGATCACCGCTCAGGTTCGTAAAGGGCAGAACGACGATCGATGGCTGTTCCAGCGAGGCCGTGCCGGCGACCGGCGTTGGCGCAGTCGGAGTGACCGCCGGCTGCTTTTCCTCTCTTACCTCGCCTACAAAACGGACTCCTGCGCGGCGCAGAGTCTTGATCAGTCGCTGTGCCTCGCCCGTGTCGCCGATTGCCTTGCGAGCGCCGTTCAGCCGCGTCGTCAATGCGCTTTCCGATACAATGCGGCCGCCCCAGACCGCGCCGATGAGCTCGTCCTTGCTTACGACGCGGTGGCGATGGTGAATCAGAAAGACAAGGATATCAAAGACCTGAGGCGCCAGCGGTACCAGCTCGTCGCCTTTCCGAAGCTCCCGGCGGTCCGTGTCGAGCACGTACGTTTCGAACCGGTACAGCAAGTTTCACTCCGATATTCGCGGGAGCGGCCTGCCCCTCGAAATGAAGCTTAAGGTAAGGATAAAGTAAGCCAGCCGCAAAGCGGCAAACCAAGGCGCATGACACTGTCACAGCCATCAGTTGCAGCACAAGGACAGGAGTCATGACGGTCACCCGCCGCAGATTGCTTCAACTTGCCGCAGGACTTGCCACCCTCCCGGCTGTGGCCCTGACCGCGCGAGCGGAGACCTACCCGGCGCGGCCAATCCGCGTGATCGTCCCGCAAGCTGCGGGAGGCGCCGCCGACATCAGCGCCCGACTGATCGGTCAATGGTTGGGCGAACGCCTGGGGCAGCCCTGCACCATCGAGAACCGGCCGGGCGCGGGCGGCAACATCGGGACAGAGGCCGTCGTCGCGTCGGATCCTGACGGCTATACTCTCCTGCTCGCCGGATCGTTCAACGCCATCAACGCAACGCTGTATGAGAAGCTCAGCTTCAACTTCATCCGGGATGTCGCGCCGGTCGCTGGAATCATGCGAATTCCGCTCATCATGGTCGTGAATCCTTCGCTTCCAGTCAGATCCGTGGCGGAACTGATCGCGTATGCCAAGGCCAACCCGGGCAAGCTGAATTTCGGGTCTGCGGGCAACGGCAGTCCCCAACACATGGCTGGCGCGCTGTTCAAGATCATGGCGGACATCGACATCGTGCATGTGCGGTATCGAGGATCGGCGGCGATGTTGACCGACCTTCTGCGTGGCGAAATTCAGTTGGCGTTCGACCCGATTCTCTCGTCACTCGAGCATATCAAGTCGGCGAAGCTGCGCGCGCTGGCAGTAACAACGGCGACAAGGTCTCCCGCTCTGCCGGATATCCC
The nucleotide sequence above comes from Bradyrhizobium sp. NDS-1. Encoded proteins:
- a CDS encoding winged helix-turn-helix domain-containing tetratricopeptide repeat protein, producing the protein MLYRFETYVLDTDRRELRKGDELVPLAPQVFDILVFLIHHRHRVVSKDELIGAVWGGRIVSESALTTRLNGARKAIGDTGEAQRLIKTLRRAGVRFVGEVREEKQPAVTPTAPTPVAGTASLEQPSIVVLPFTNLSGDPQQDYFTDGVVDDIITELSRFSELFVIARNSSFTYKGKAVDVRTVGRDLGVRYALEGSVRKAAKRVRITGQLIDAESGKHIWADRFESSVEDIFAMQDQMAHSVVGAIAPRLEQAEIERAKRKPTENLTAYDCFLRGMADWHDWTRSGHDAALKHFRRATELDPTFARPHALAAGCYLMRKSNGWVVDRKTEMAETERLARLGADLGRTDAVALAWCAHALAHVVGDIKAGIALIDHALQLNPNLSVAWQRSGWIHVYAGEPEVAIQHVRNAMRLSPLDPLMHLAHCAIAYGYFFLGDLDQSSAWSDRALQMRPDWPAALRVLAMSHALAGRERAREEVMTRLRAMQPTLRLSNLHEQIFLKRPEHFEKFISAMRKAGLPE
- a CDS encoding Bug family tripartite tricarboxylate transporter substrate binding protein, whose translation is MTVTRRRLLQLAAGLATLPAVALTARAETYPARPIRVIVPQAAGGAADISARLIGQWLGERLGQPCTIENRPGAGGNIGTEAVVASDPDGYTLLLAGSFNAINATLYEKLSFNFIRDVAPVAGIMRIPLIMVVNPSLPVRSVAELIAYAKANPGKLNFGSAGNGSPQHMAGALFKIMADIDIVHVRYRGSAAMLTDLLRGEIQLAFDPILSSLEHIKSAKLRALAVTTATRSPALPDIPPVGEVVLGYESVGWVGIGVPQRTPVQIVEKLNVQINAALADPGIKARLADLGGAPLPGSPADFGALIAEQTERWGNVIRTAQIKPE